The sequence below is a genomic window from Oreochromis niloticus isolate F11D_XX linkage group LG3, O_niloticus_UMD_NMBU, whole genome shotgun sequence.
ctgcagaagcactgtgtcgtttggccagagtcacgtgatcagtgacgtccgaagcttcatttAGAACACAAGTGATTCAGTGGTTTATAAGGAAGTGAATCATTCATTTTATCTGCAGAAGTGAAAAACTTTAAATTTCCAAAATCATCTTTTCATAATGTAAATATCATTACAGCATATGACTTTAGAAACACTTTCATGTGAATTAAAGCtaataaagactaaaaaaaatgtatttcacagTATACGTAAATTACATTGCTACACATTTTAGaaaatcattttgtttattgtttttaggtGATAGTCTGCAGGACCCAGGAAGACCGCATACCTGCATATCTACCAACTTGCAGTGTAGTTTCTGCACTCCACAGCCTCTTCTGTTCCATGCGAGAGGATTTTCTCTTGggcaggagaaattatttctaagaaaagaaacagactcgGCCAGCGCACAGTAGAACTAATcctctttttaaatgaaaataacaaaaggGCTACCTTACATAGATCATGTTTTTACTTTGCAAGTTCATggttaggggtgggttttgattatcgcTTTTCTGATTACATTCTAAATTGAataaagtgatattgattcattaaaatcctgagtCAATTTGTAAATTAAACGTTATTTTGCCTGAAACGCCAGCATCTCAGGTTAAACGTCACAAAATTTCATCaaacaccaaacagctaaaacatacaaacgtaaacacagagcgcggacccgacgcatcagaatcaaaTTTTGATGTGTCGGCGGGTTCGCGCtgtgtttatctttttttccGCTGGCTTctgcagctgcaggtttcataACTCTCTGTTTACATCTCTAAttaagtctcacaagtgtcagctttcttttaatagatacaaaaatatactgataaatgatcagaattgtaatatttttgactgtctgaggctaaactTTACAGATTCCAATCAAATTGAATCGGATCCTGTATCGAATCAAAATGATTCTACAAATCAGTGACAATACCCAGCCGTACTCAGCCCCCtaagcattttccctttccagtTCACAATCAATCCTACTCCtaggtcaaaaatatgtataggaCAATTGGCCTAATCTTATATTTTGTATGAACATACCTGTCCAGCTGTCCAGTGATTAAATGCACAAGTATATAGAGGCAGGACTTCACAGCAGGAGCAGACTCCATAATGTGCTGTACATTAtcatatgtatattatatatattgctcacttattgtatttaccaacatcaaggAGCCATAAGCAAAGAAAGGCCACACCATGGTGCATGTTTACATAAGGAAAGTTTATTGATCAAAATGTATTAAGCAAATAAGCATTACAAATTTTTCAGCCCCCCAAtcgaggaaaaaaaacacaaaaaaaaccaattACATGTTCAAAGCAACGCAACGGTGGCCCAATATCAGAGAGAACTCCCCTCTGGAGTGAGCAGTGATAATTAAGCAGTCCGTTTTATTTTgcagattcaagctgctcttcataattttcgccaccagatgtcaccggagaggactgtgttgaaaagcttcgagtaatgaaccgtttttgaatacaagcttcagtgcttcagaaagcttcatttggccatcactaatTAGTAGTGACATGTGAACCAGACTCTATTTGAACTCGGAGCAGATTCAACAGTTCCTTAGGAGATTCATGAAGCTGACTCAAACAGGAACACATACACGTCTGgtactgctgctgttgttttataGTGTTCACAGAAGAGGATGCTGCTGCAGAAAACTCTGGATTGTTTGGTTATTTGAGATTATCTGTTGGTCAGCTGCTGCATCAACATGTGAGTTAAACTGGGAAAAGTTTTAAGGTCTTTCAAACTGGCTGAATTTGAATTGGAGGCTTGTATGAAACCTGCTTCTGCTGTGCTTTATATTTTCTGTaaatcagaaaaaagacaaaagcaaaaaaaagcacAGCAGCAACTAGCAGTCCAACTGTTAGTAAATCAAATTCTGCATTCTTCCCTTCACTCTCCTTCCCTCCTGCCTCCTTCCCTTCGCCCTCCGTCCCTCCtgcctccttccctccatcctctgtgtctcctcctgtctgacctgcaggtgagaaacaggtgtgaggtgtcagctgtcaggtaggtgatgagtggagaacagaacagaatccatttcctcttcaaactgctgtcagacattatctactgcactctgatcacatcactcagaccagctgctttctacaaagtctcatcaacaaccaggaagcagcttcacctctgatcacgcacacactcaactctactcactcacctggaggatcaactcTCAGGTAGATGATGCTGATGGATTTCCATGAGCGTGTGTCTTCCATAAAgacacgacactcgtatgttccactATCAGCAGTCGTCACAttgttcagaatcaaagacacgtctccatccttcatctgtctgtcctgcagatccacccggttcttaaaagatggatgctggttgtcTGGATATAAGTGACCGTCCCGGTACAAAAGGACATATTCTTTCCACAGGTCAGTTCTTCTCCACTCTACATGGGTGGTTTTGTTGTTTGGAGCTTGACACGGCAGAGTGATGTTGTCCTGTCCAGATTTAGCTGTGATGATTTCCTGGCCTGAAAGAGAAAACAACGCCAAGCAGAGAGCTTAATGTAAAACTACACTAAGGATCAGCAACCAGTTAGCTCTACTGAACTGGACCAGAGGGAGTACATTATATGAGACTCAGTGTCAGTTTCAGCTGACATCCATCCACTCTGAATGAAGATGAGCTCAGTTATTCATGTGTGAAGGAGGCTAGCTGTGTGAACTTCAAGCTCTGCTGATGGTTTATAAATTTACCAGTTTTATTGTTGAACTGGGCTGATGTGCTACAGCTTCTCCCAGAAAGACTGAATCTATTGTTTGTTGATCAAATCTAAAACAATTCCCAGATGCAGACTTCTTGAAAGAGGATGCCGAGTAGACGACAACAGATTTAAGCACAGAAACACAGCATCGGGGTAGTAAGATGTGTATTTGCTGCCGCCATATTGCTGAAGGCATTTAAAAACCTGACCTTTTCCTGTAAAATACAGTTTCCATCATTTTGCACgtgtttttcatgtttcagtgatattgaaaaaaaaaccctaaagaAACTGAGAAAAATGTTCCACAGTTAGGTAGCTGTTTGATGATATTTTAACACTATTAAAGTGTTTAATCATAGTAAGTACCGTATTTAATCTCACTTAAAGATCACTGACTGCTGatcttaaattaaattgcttCTTGatgaacattttaattaatgtaTTAGAAAGATggttttgtgtttatctttTATTCAAATAGGGTAATCTGAGTTTAAGCGTGTGACTTAAAGACAAGTAAAGGAGACAATGTGGCTAAAGTGTGACACACTCTGCAGCAGGATAGTAGATATTTGATGAtaaatgatttttgtttttttctaaataacattttaaaacagcCAGTAAAGATTTAAGAGGGTTTCATGTCCACAACTATACATatataaaggctaatttacatcATGTGGCCCTGCACTCATAAACTGACATGGATGTAACcctgtctgtgaagctggatttaaaaaataagtacTTAAAgtttaagtttttaaaaatgttgagcCCCATCTTGTGTCCGTACAGAAAATTAGTTTACTG
It includes:
- the LOC112846434 gene encoding uncharacterized protein LOC112846434, translating into MGSCSLTTWISLFVVVVVPSAVVSGQEIITAKSGQDNITLPCQAPNNKTTHVEWRRTDLWKEYVLLYRDGHLYPDNQHPSFKNRVDLQDRQMKDGDVSLILNNVTTADSGTYECRVFMEDTRSWKSISIIYLRVDPPGQTGGDTEDGGKEAGGTEGEGKEAGGKESEGKNAEFDLLTVGLLVAAVLFFAFVFFLIYRKYKAQQKQVSYKPPIQIQPV